A segment of the Salminus brasiliensis chromosome 1, fSalBra1.hap2, whole genome shotgun sequence genome:
CTGCAGAAATTCAGAGGAACCTTAAGAGAATCAATTCCTAGTAAATAGTTTCTAGTCAGATGACTCCTCCTTGCACCTCCCTTTATTGCAGGAAGGACCAGTGCTGGCAGGCATCAGGTGACGTCAACGGTGAGTTGCACTACCTGTGTGACCACTTGGGAGACCTGCATCCAGATGCGTAATGGGGGAAATAATGTAGTGGGGGAGGGTGCTCCCTTTGCTGTGCCATTCAGCATTTACAGACAGACAATCGAACTGTTGTATGTCACAACTGAAAAAGCTAATGACATATCTAATGACACACTTCCTACTGTCATCACGAGAAATCAGTGAACGAATTGGTGAAAAAACACAATCCCCCACGCCAGAAACTCTCCAAAAGCTAACCTTGGTCCACCCAACCACGCAGCATCTAGTCTCACTGATAAAGACGCTGGTGTTCCCTCACCATGATGTCCTCCAACTTCATATCCAGGAGGTCAGCTCCTTGCACATATTCTTTCCAGTCCTCAGGGTCCTCCCCGTCATCCATGTTGTCCAGGATCAGCTCAAAGAAGATGATCTTCTCAGACACGGTGCTGAACGTATTGTCAAAGCAGAACATGTAGTCCCCCTCCTCGGTCTCCACCCTGAAACAAGCAGCGAGACAAGCCTTAAGGACATCTGGTTGGAAAATGTACAGGCGTATTCTGAAAGGAGAAAGAATGTGGGTTGATTGGGTTGGTTAAACGTACGTGTGAACTCCATCAGACTTTCTGAAATCAGAGACCAGCACATGGCCGCTGGGAGACGACAGGTAGAAATCCACATCCAGACCGGCCCCATCCAGAACCTGCGGGTCCAACAATGCACAGAGTTGGCAACAAGCGCACACAACTTGGCTAAAGTGTACGTTCTGGATCCTAGACGCCCAATGCCGCCCTTATCCAGGCTCAAGTCCCACAGGAAAAGGCTGCAATGGCCAAAATGTGCAACACTgacattttccctgcttttacaTGCAACACTGGGCTGGAGGGTTTCAACACTGGCTGGGATCGTGCCACACAAGTCCACTGCTCTTCACTGTTGCAAATTAATAAAATCAGCTGCATCAAATTTATATCATGAACTGTCCATAGTTTCTAATAAGATAAAGCACTACAGTTAatctgatcatcatcatcatcatcatctagaTCTCCATTAACAGTCAGTGTCTGACCACAGAAACTCTCATGGCTTGACAGTAGGTAGCAGGTAGCTGTGCTACTGTGGTCTGTAAAATCTGGTATATCAGGCATCCACCAGTTTAAGCTAATAAACGTATCGTTTGTGTTGAATGCTGACAGGGGGGTTTCATTAAAGGCTGGATGTCTAGAAAGACCCCAATTTGCTCACGAGACGCTGGTGGACAGTGTGGATGTGGGCCACATACTGGGAAAACAGCGGCAGCTCCACTTCTAGGATTACAGTGACAGAATTACACCATGTAGCTAGTGTCCGACAACTCAATAACTGGACTCAGCTGCCAACTGGCTATTTCAGTGAAGACAAGACAACAACAAATGTCCAAAGTTAACCGCCATATTATCTAGATCGTAAGTCGTAAATCAGACTCAGCGCCGGTCATAAACGGTCGGACTGACTCTGTAGATCATCCccgaccagagagagagagacagagagagacagagagagacagagagcgaaaaATACCTGATATTCAATCTCCAAAGACGCGTCTTTCTTCATGGTCTGGAAGAAACACTCTTTCCGTCCGGCGGGCAGAGTGAACGTGAAGTCGCTGTCCAGAGACTGTGAGAAGGCGCCGGTGAGAGAAATACACAGCGAtaccaccaccagcagccccCTCATCACTTCATCTGACAACCACATGACTGATCAGTCTAACAAAGCGTCCAAGGGATCGCACGAGCAGTAGATATCCCCCCAAAAACCCCCCGTTTAAGTCGAGAGGGAACTTTTCCAGGTCTCTTATCGCCCTCGACAAACTTCTTGGAGCAGCTCCCCCGAAACTAGCTAGCTGCTGCGAATACTCTAAGTCTAGGACCCCGCTTTCCGAGACACAACACTATCCCGGGCAAATTGGTCACacgtttatttttatttagctaACATAATAAGAAGAATATAACTAAATAATTTTTGTAacctaaatg
Coding sequences within it:
- the tmed5 gene encoding transmembrane emp24 domain-containing protein 5; its protein translation is MWLSDEVMRGLLVVVSLCISLTGAFSQSLDSDFTFTLPAGRKECFFQTMKKDASLEIEYQVLDGAGLDVDFYLSSPSGHVLVSDFRKSDGVHTVETEEGDYMFCFDNTFSTVSEKIIFFELILDNMDDGEDPEDWKEYVQGADLLDMKLEDIMDTINSVKARLGKSLQIQTVLRAFEARDRNLQESNYERVNIWSCTNVVVMVVVSCIQVYLLRSLFDDKRKTRT